In one Streptomyces sp. T12 genomic region, the following are encoded:
- a CDS encoding FadR/GntR family transcriptional regulator encodes MSQAGTEHGAPGADDRLTSVLRPVRAGNGFEEALEQILQVVRLGLVPGGERLPAERELADRLGISRVTLREVLKVLQDQGLVESRRGRYGGTFVLPRPETPGEEELRRRLKDVDVEDTLRFREVLEVGAAGLCAAHGLEEEQADRLREALARTHDAPLAEYRRLDTLLHLTLAELSGSPTLTAQYAAVRASVNDLLDCIPLLVRNLEHSQRQHAALVEAVIEGNAECAREIMREHCGGTAALLRGFLG; translated from the coding sequence ATGTCGCAGGCGGGCACGGAGCACGGGGCGCCCGGGGCCGACGACCGGCTGACGTCGGTGCTGCGTCCGGTGCGGGCCGGCAACGGCTTCGAGGAGGCCCTGGAGCAGATCCTCCAGGTCGTCCGGCTCGGCCTGGTGCCGGGCGGTGAACGGCTGCCCGCGGAGCGCGAGCTGGCCGACCGGCTCGGGATCAGCCGGGTGACGCTGCGCGAAGTGCTGAAGGTGCTCCAGGACCAGGGCCTGGTGGAGTCGCGGCGCGGGCGCTACGGCGGCACGTTCGTGCTGCCGCGCCCCGAGACTCCCGGCGAGGAGGAGCTGCGCCGCCGCCTGAAGGACGTGGACGTCGAGGACACGCTGCGCTTCCGCGAGGTGCTGGAGGTGGGTGCGGCCGGGCTGTGCGCGGCGCACGGGCTGGAGGAGGAGCAGGCGGACCGGCTGCGCGAGGCCCTGGCGCGCACGCACGACGCCCCGCTCGCCGAGTACCGCCGCCTGGACACCCTGCTGCACCTGACGCTCGCCGAGCTGTCCGGCTCCCCCACGCTCACCGCCCAGTACGCGGCCGTCCGCGCGAGCGTCAACGACCTGCTCGACTGCATCCCGCTCCTGGTACGCAACCTGGAGCACTCGCAGCGGCAGCACGCCGCCCTGGTGGAGGCCGTGATCGAGGGCAACGCCGAGTGCGCGCGGGAGATCATGCGCGAGCACTGCGGGGGCACGGCGGCGCTGCTGCGCGGCTTCCTCGGCTGA
- a CDS encoding DUF2510 domain-containing protein — protein MTPSPGWYRDPKAPHLERWWDGTAWTEHRRAPEVPGPPVPTPPGPPVPGPSPAGDVAAQRSRVIALTAAGAVLVSAIVTGAIVLGKDEGGPEVNTAPTLATSEPAPREPATDTPTPTPSESTSEPSADDPAVVEDQLNGITLPLLDGWVRPQTFTEPDVLMSTDGTYECPGDDFGFCRHGKVISRTATQNGETSPEALAKTDIKEAADEAYDRDRLGRRPFGGIESHQVVKSGPVKVAGRTGYFVRWRVTTAEGPGGYVQSLAFASPVGTGAPVLVRYVFDAGEDGPPLADMDRFTRGIRPTTD, from the coding sequence ATGACACCCTCGCCCGGCTGGTACCGCGACCCCAAGGCCCCGCACCTGGAGCGCTGGTGGGACGGAACGGCCTGGACCGAGCACCGGCGCGCTCCCGAGGTTCCGGGACCGCCGGTGCCGACGCCGCCCGGCCCGCCGGTGCCCGGCCCATCGCCCGCCGGTGATGTCGCCGCGCAGCGGTCCAGGGTCATCGCCCTCACCGCCGCCGGAGCCGTCCTGGTCTCCGCGATCGTCACGGGCGCGATCGTGCTCGGCAAGGACGAGGGGGGCCCGGAGGTGAACACCGCGCCGACGCTCGCGACTTCGGAGCCCGCGCCCCGCGAGCCGGCCACCGACACCCCCACCCCCACCCCCTCGGAGTCCACCTCCGAGCCCTCCGCCGACGACCCGGCCGTCGTGGAGGACCAACTCAACGGCATCACCCTGCCGTTGCTCGACGGCTGGGTCAGGCCACAGACCTTCACCGAGCCCGACGTCCTCATGTCCACGGACGGCACCTACGAATGCCCCGGCGACGACTTCGGCTTCTGCCGGCACGGCAAGGTCATCTCGCGCACGGCGACCCAGAACGGCGAGACGTCCCCCGAGGCCCTCGCCAAGACGGACATCAAGGAGGCGGCCGACGAGGCCTACGACCGCGACCGCCTCGGTCGGCGCCCCTTCGGTGGCATCGAGTCCCACCAGGTCGTCAAGTCCGGCCCGGTCAAGGTGGCGGGCCGCACCGGCTACTTCGTGCGCTGGCGGGTCACGACCGCCGAGGGACCGGGCGGCTACGTCCAGTCCCTCGCCTTCGCGTCCCCCGTCGGCACCGGGGCGCCGGTCCTCGTCCGCTACGTCTTCGACGCGGGCGAGGACGGGCCGCCCCTGGCCGACATGGACCGCTTCACGCGGGGCATCCGGCCCACGACGGACTGA
- the mycP gene encoding type VII secretion-associated serine protease mycosin produces MNTGPNSAAASAATAATAETADTSAVKSVLTRRTGPLAVLLGACLALLPPTAAHADSIRARQWALDAMHTQEAWQTTKGKGTTVAVLDTGVEPDHPDLSGNVLDGQDMVGFGAEPGDRAWARHGTAMAGIIAGHGHGAGNGDGVMGIAPEAKILPVRVILEDGDPARAKARSTRGNALADGIRWAADHGADVINLSLGDDSKSAHPEAGEDEAVQYALKKGAVIVASAGNGGEKGDHISYPAAYPGVIAAAAVDRYGTRASFSTRRWYATVSAPGVDVIIADPDHKYYEGWGTSAAAAFVSGAVALLKAAHPGLTPAQIKKLLEDTARNAPADGRDDSRGYGFIDPAAAIKEASRIKPKGLTAVAYGEEYFGSGPDAAKSEDDTTSWAAWLAGGAGGVLLVSAVALWRGRRARYEF; encoded by the coding sequence ATGAACACCGGCCCGAACAGCGCGGCGGCCTCTGCCGCGACCGCAGCGACCGCCGAGACCGCCGACACCAGCGCTGTGAAGTCCGTCCTGACCCGGCGCACCGGCCCCCTCGCCGTCCTCCTCGGCGCCTGTCTCGCCCTTCTGCCGCCCACCGCCGCGCACGCCGACTCCATACGTGCCCGGCAGTGGGCCCTGGACGCCATGCACACGCAGGAGGCCTGGCAGACCACCAAGGGCAAGGGCACCACCGTCGCCGTCCTCGACACCGGCGTCGAGCCCGACCACCCCGACCTGTCCGGCAACGTCCTCGACGGCCAGGACATGGTCGGCTTCGGGGCCGAGCCCGGCGACCGCGCCTGGGCCCGGCACGGCACCGCGATGGCCGGCATCATCGCCGGCCACGGACACGGCGCCGGCAACGGCGACGGCGTCATGGGCATCGCCCCCGAGGCCAAGATCCTCCCCGTCCGCGTCATCCTCGAGGACGGCGACCCCGCCCGCGCCAAGGCCCGCAGCACCCGTGGCAACGCCCTCGCCGACGGCATCCGCTGGGCCGCCGACCACGGCGCCGACGTCATCAACCTCTCCCTCGGCGACGACTCCAAGTCCGCCCACCCCGAGGCGGGCGAGGACGAGGCCGTCCAGTACGCCCTGAAGAAGGGCGCCGTCATCGTCGCCTCGGCCGGCAACGGCGGCGAGAAGGGCGACCACATCTCCTACCCGGCGGCCTACCCGGGCGTCATCGCCGCGGCCGCCGTCGACCGCTACGGCACCCGCGCCTCGTTCTCCACCCGCCGCTGGTACGCCACGGTCAGCGCCCCCGGCGTCGACGTCATCATCGCCGACCCCGACCACAAGTACTACGAGGGCTGGGGCACGAGCGCCGCGGCGGCCTTCGTCTCCGGAGCGGTGGCCCTGCTCAAGGCCGCCCACCCTGGCCTGACCCCGGCCCAGATCAAGAAGCTCCTGGAGGACACGGCCCGCAACGCCCCCGCCGACGGCCGCGACGACTCCCGCGGCTACGGCTTCATCGACCCGGCGGCGGCCATCAAGGAGGCCTCCCGCATCAAGCCGAAGGGCCTGACGGCCGTGGCGTACGGCGAGGAGTACTTCGGCTCGGGTCCCGATGCCGCCAAGTCGGAGGACGACACGACGAGTTGGGCCGCCTGGCTCGCGGGCGGCGCCGGCGGCGTCCTGCTGGTCTCGGCGGTCGCACTGTGGCGCGGCCGCCGCGCACGCTACGAGTTCTAG
- a CDS encoding 3-oxoacyl-ACP reductase, with the protein MTDNTEGTICRRLVGRTAVITGAGSGIGLATARRLASEGAHVVCGDVDEQRGKAAAEETGGIFVKVDVTDAEQVEALFKTAYDTYGSVDIAFNNAGISPPDDDSILETGLEAWKRVQEVNLTSVYLCCKAAIPYMRQQGKGSIINTASFVARMGAATSQISYTASKGGVLAMSRELGVQFARDGIRVNALCPGPVNTPLLQELFAKDPERAARRLVHIPVGRFAEADEIAAAVAFLASDDSSFVNATDFLVDGGISGAYVTPL; encoded by the coding sequence ATGACCGACAACACCGAGGGAACCATCTGCCGCCGCCTGGTGGGCCGTACGGCCGTCATCACCGGAGCCGGCAGCGGCATCGGCCTCGCCACTGCCCGCCGACTCGCCTCCGAGGGCGCTCACGTCGTCTGCGGCGACGTCGACGAGCAGCGCGGCAAGGCCGCCGCCGAGGAAACCGGCGGGATCTTCGTGAAGGTCGACGTCACCGACGCCGAGCAGGTCGAGGCGCTGTTCAAGACGGCGTACGACACCTACGGCAGCGTCGACATCGCCTTCAACAACGCCGGCATCTCGCCGCCCGACGACGACTCCATCCTGGAGACCGGCCTGGAGGCCTGGAAGCGCGTCCAGGAGGTCAACCTGACCTCCGTCTACCTGTGCTGCAAGGCCGCCATCCCCTACATGCGGCAGCAGGGCAAGGGCTCCATCATCAACACGGCGTCCTTCGTGGCCCGGATGGGCGCGGCCACCTCCCAGATCTCGTACACGGCCTCCAAGGGCGGCGTGCTGGCCATGTCCCGCGAACTGGGCGTGCAGTTCGCCCGAGACGGCATCCGGGTCAACGCCCTGTGCCCGGGACCGGTCAACACCCCCCTCCTCCAGGAGCTGTTCGCCAAGGACCCGGAGCGCGCCGCGCGCCGCCTCGTCCACATCCCGGTCGGCCGTTTCGCCGAGGCCGACGAGATCGCCGCCGCCGTCGCCTTCCTGGCCAGCGACGACTCCTCCTTCGTCAACGCCACCGACTTCCTGGTCGACGGCGGAATCTCGGGGGCGTACGTCACGCCGCTGTAG
- a CDS encoding glutamine synthetase family protein, with product MADRTPPLSVEELHALVAGGEIDTVVLAFPDMQGRLQGKRFAARFFLDEVLHHGTEGCNYLLAVDTEMNTVDGYAMSSWDRGYGDFAMHPDLATLRRLPWNAGTAMLVADLAWNDGSPVVAAPRQILRRQLERLAEHGYTAKVGTELEFIVFKDTYEQAWDANYRGLTPANQYNIDYSVLGTGRIEPLLRRIRNEMTGAGLTVESAKGECNPGQHEIAFKYDDALVTCDQHAVYKTGTKEIAAQEGVSITFMAKYNEREGNSCHIHLSLADPAGNNAMAGSSDDPGGMSEVMRHFLAGQLAALRDFSLLYAPNINSYKRFQPGSFAPTAVAWGYDNRTCALRVVGHGRSMRFENRLPGGDVNPYLAVAGLVAAGLYGIEQKLELPEPCPGNAYAADFAHVPTTLREAAELWENSPIAKAAFGDEVVAHYRNMARVELDAFDAAVTDWELRRSFERM from the coding sequence GTGGCAGACCGCACACCCCCGCTGAGCGTCGAGGAGCTGCACGCCCTCGTCGCAGGCGGTGAGATCGACACTGTCGTCCTGGCCTTCCCCGATATGCAAGGGCGGCTCCAGGGCAAGCGGTTCGCCGCCCGCTTCTTCCTCGACGAGGTCCTCCACCACGGCACCGAGGGCTGCAACTACCTCCTCGCCGTCGACACCGAGATGAACACCGTCGACGGCTACGCCATGTCCTCCTGGGACCGCGGCTACGGCGACTTCGCCATGCACCCCGACCTGGCCACGCTCCGCCGCCTGCCCTGGAACGCCGGTACGGCCATGCTCGTCGCCGACCTCGCCTGGAACGACGGCTCGCCCGTGGTCGCCGCACCCCGCCAGATCCTGCGCCGCCAGCTGGAGCGCCTCGCCGAGCACGGTTACACCGCCAAGGTCGGCACCGAGCTGGAGTTCATCGTCTTCAAGGACACCTACGAGCAGGCCTGGGACGCGAACTACCGCGGGCTGACCCCGGCCAACCAGTACAACATCGACTACTCGGTGCTGGGGACCGGCCGGATCGAGCCGCTGCTGCGCCGCATCCGCAACGAGATGACGGGCGCCGGGCTCACCGTCGAGTCCGCCAAGGGCGAATGCAACCCCGGCCAGCACGAGATCGCCTTCAAGTACGACGACGCCCTGGTCACCTGCGACCAGCACGCCGTCTACAAGACCGGCACCAAGGAGATCGCCGCCCAGGAGGGCGTCTCGATCACCTTCATGGCCAAGTACAACGAGCGCGAGGGCAACTCCTGCCACATCCACCTCTCGCTCGCCGACCCGGCCGGGAACAACGCCATGGCGGGCTCCTCGGACGACCCCGGTGGCATGTCCGAGGTCATGCGGCACTTCCTCGCCGGACAGCTGGCCGCCCTGCGGGACTTCTCGCTGCTCTACGCCCCCAACATCAACTCCTACAAGCGGTTCCAGCCGGGCTCCTTCGCCCCGACCGCCGTCGCCTGGGGCTACGACAACCGCACCTGTGCCCTGCGCGTCGTCGGCCACGGCCGCTCGATGCGCTTCGAGAACCGGCTCCCCGGCGGCGACGTCAACCCGTACCTCGCGGTGGCCGGACTGGTCGCGGCCGGCCTCTACGGCATCGAGCAGAAGCTGGAGCTGCCCGAGCCCTGCCCCGGCAACGCCTACGCCGCCGACTTCGCGCACGTCCCCACCACGCTGCGCGAGGCCGCCGAGCTCTGGGAGAACAGCCCGATCGCCAAGGCGGCCTTCGGCGACGAGGTCGTCGCGCACTACCGCAACATGGCGCGCGTCGAGCTGGACGCCTTCGACGCCGCGGTCACCGACTGGGAGCTGCGCCGCTCCTTCGAACGTATGTGA
- a CDS encoding amino acid deaminase/aldolase, whose translation MTARAADRARYDRATAPLDAPLAIVDLDAFDANADDLVRRAGGKPIRVASKSVRCRALLERVLAKDGFAGIMSFTLAESLWLARSGFDDVLLAYPSADRAAFAELAGDPKLASAVTVMIDDPAQLRLIDESREGGREVVRVCLELDTSLKLLGGRVRVGARRSPLHSPAQVADMARVVARRPGFELVGIMAYEGHIAGVGDAVAGRPLRSRAVRLMQAAARRELAERRAEVVRAVRAVAPGLEFVNGGGTGSVQHTAAEDSVTEIGAGSGLYVPRLFDNYTSFSGRPAALFAQPVVRRPGVGVVTVLGGGYPASGAAGPDRLPVPYLPQGLRYDPQEGPGEVQTPLLGSPADDLLIGDKVWFRHAKAGELCERFEMLHLIEGDSVTATVPTYRGEGHTFL comes from the coding sequence ATGACTGCGCGCGCCGCCGACCGGGCCCGTTACGACCGGGCCACCGCCCCTCTCGACGCCCCTCTCGCGATCGTGGACCTGGACGCCTTCGACGCCAACGCGGACGACCTCGTCCGCCGGGCCGGTGGAAAGCCGATCCGCGTCGCCAGCAAGTCCGTACGCTGCCGTGCCCTGCTGGAGCGGGTGCTCGCGAAGGACGGGTTCGCGGGGATCATGTCCTTCACGCTCGCCGAGTCCCTGTGGCTGGCACGGTCCGGGTTCGACGACGTCCTCCTCGCCTATCCGTCCGCCGACCGCGCCGCCTTCGCCGAGCTGGCCGGCGATCCCAAGCTCGCCTCCGCCGTCACCGTGATGATCGACGATCCGGCACAGCTCCGGCTCATCGACGAGTCCCGGGAGGGGGGACGTGAAGTCGTCCGGGTCTGCCTGGAGTTGGACACCTCGCTGAAGCTGCTCGGCGGGCGCGTGCGGGTCGGGGCCCGGCGTTCGCCGCTGCACTCTCCCGCGCAGGTCGCCGACATGGCTCGGGTCGTCGCCCGGCGGCCCGGGTTCGAGCTGGTCGGGATCATGGCGTACGAGGGGCACATCGCCGGGGTCGGGGACGCCGTGGCGGGGCGGCCGCTGCGGTCGCGTGCCGTGCGGCTGATGCAGGCCGCCGCGCGCCGGGAACTGGCCGAGCGACGGGCCGAGGTGGTGCGGGCGGTGCGGGCCGTGGCGCCGGGGCTTGAGTTCGTCAACGGCGGCGGGACCGGCAGTGTGCAGCACACCGCCGCCGAGGACTCCGTCACCGAGATCGGGGCCGGGTCGGGGCTGTATGTGCCGCGGCTGTTCGACAACTACACATCCTTCAGCGGGCGTCCGGCCGCGCTGTTCGCCCAGCCGGTCGTGCGCCGGCCGGGGGTCGGGGTGGTGACCGTGCTCGGCGGTGGGTATCCGGCCTCGGGTGCGGCCGGGCCCGACCGGCTGCCGGTGCCGTATCTGCCTCAGGGGCTGCGGTACGACCCTCAGGAGGGGCCCGGCGAGGTGCAGACGCCGCTGCTCGGCTCCCCCGCCGACGATCTGCTGATCGGCGACAAGGTGTGGTTCCGGCACGCCAAGGCGGGTGAGCTGTGCGAGCGGTTCGAGATGCTCCATCTCATCGAGGGGGACTCCGTGACGGCCACCGTGCCGACGTATCGGGGTGAGGGGCACACCTTCCTCTAG
- a CDS encoding gamma-glutamyl-gamma-aminobutyrate hydrolase family protein — protein sequence MVARPLIGVSTYLESGARWGVWELEAALLPAGYPRLVQRAGGLAAMLPPDDPAHAAAAVARLDGLVIAGGPDVEPVRYGAEPHPRTGPPARARDAWELALIDAALAAGIPLLGICRGMQLLNVALGGTLVQHIDGHAEVVGVFGSHTVKPVPGSLYAGVVPEEASVPTYHHQAVERLGEGLVASAYAGDGTVEAVELPSGGWVLGVQWHPEMGEDLRVMRGLVRAAGG from the coding sequence GTGGTGGCCAGGCCGTTGATCGGTGTCAGCACCTATCTGGAGTCCGGTGCGCGCTGGGGCGTGTGGGAGCTGGAGGCGGCGCTGCTGCCGGCCGGTTACCCGCGGCTGGTGCAGCGGGCCGGCGGCCTGGCCGCGATGCTCCCGCCGGACGACCCGGCGCACGCGGCCGCGGCCGTGGCCCGGCTGGACGGGCTGGTCATCGCGGGCGGCCCCGACGTGGAGCCCGTACGGTACGGCGCCGAGCCGCACCCCCGCACCGGGCCGCCGGCGCGGGCGCGGGACGCCTGGGAGCTGGCCCTGATCGACGCGGCGCTGGCCGCGGGCATCCCTCTGCTGGGTATCTGCCGGGGCATGCAACTGCTGAACGTCGCCCTCGGCGGCACGCTCGTCCAGCACATCGACGGGCACGCGGAGGTCGTGGGCGTGTTCGGCAGCCACACCGTGAAGCCGGTGCCGGGGAGTTTGTACGCCGGTGTCGTGCCCGAGGAGGCGTCGGTGCCGACGTATCACCACCAGGCCGTGGAGCGCCTGGGCGAGGGGCTTGTCGCGTCGGCGTATGCGGGGGACGGGACGGTGGAGGCGGTGGAACTGCCGTCCGGGGGTTGGGTGTTGGGGGTGCAGTGGCATCCGGAGATGGGGGAGGATCTGCGGGTGATGCGGGGGTTGGTGCGGGCGGCTGGTGGCTGA
- a CDS encoding aldehyde dehydrogenase: MSSEHVLEVLNPATEEVVATVPAATAADVDAAVVRATKAQSAWAALAPGERARLLRRFAVAVDEHLEELAQLEVREAGHTVGNARWEAGNVRDLLDYAAGGVERLTGRQIPVPGGLDVTILEPLGVVGVIAPWNFPMPIAAWGTAPALAAGNAVLLKPAETTPLTAMRLSELALEAGLPEGLFQVLPGHGPVAGNALVEHPGVAKIVFTGSTTVGKQVLAKGSALLKRVTLELGGKSPNIVFDDADLEAAAAATPMSFLDNSGQDCCARTRILVQRSAYDRFLELLSPAIEAVTVGDPADEKTDMGPLISKAQLDRVRSYVDSGADGIRGKAPEGPGFWFPPTVLTGVDPRARVAVEEVFGPVAVVLPFEDEAQAVALANATDYGLSGSIWTRDVGRALRVSQAVRAGNLSVNSHSSVRYWTPFGGFKQSGIGRELGPDALTAFTETKNVFISTEA; this comes from the coding sequence ATGTCTTCCGAGCACGTACTGGAAGTACTGAACCCCGCCACCGAGGAGGTCGTGGCCACCGTCCCGGCGGCCACCGCGGCCGACGTGGACGCGGCCGTCGTACGCGCCACGAAGGCGCAGTCCGCGTGGGCGGCCCTCGCCCCCGGCGAACGCGCCCGGCTGCTCCGCCGTTTCGCCGTCGCGGTCGACGAACACCTCGAAGAACTGGCCCAGTTGGAGGTCCGCGAGGCCGGGCACACCGTCGGCAACGCCCGCTGGGAGGCGGGCAACGTCCGCGATCTGCTGGACTACGCGGCCGGGGGAGTGGAACGGCTGACGGGACGCCAGATCCCGGTGCCCGGCGGCCTGGACGTGACGATCCTCGAACCGCTCGGCGTCGTGGGCGTCATCGCCCCCTGGAACTTCCCGATGCCGATCGCGGCCTGGGGCACGGCCCCGGCGCTCGCGGCAGGCAATGCCGTCCTCCTCAAGCCCGCCGAGACCACCCCGCTGACCGCGATGCGGCTGTCCGAACTCGCCCTGGAGGCAGGCCTTCCGGAGGGGCTGTTCCAGGTCCTTCCCGGCCACGGTCCCGTCGCGGGCAACGCCCTCGTCGAGCACCCGGGTGTCGCGAAGATCGTCTTCACCGGGTCAACGACCGTGGGCAAACAGGTGTTGGCGAAGGGCTCGGCGCTCCTCAAGCGCGTCACCCTCGAACTCGGCGGCAAGAGCCCCAACATCGTCTTCGACGACGCCGACCTCGAAGCCGCCGCGGCCGCCACCCCCATGTCCTTCCTCGACAACTCCGGCCAGGACTGCTGCGCCCGCACCCGCATCCTCGTCCAGCGCTCCGCCTACGACCGGTTCCTGGAGCTGCTGAGCCCGGCGATCGAGGCGGTGACGGTCGGTGACCCGGCCGACGAGAAGACCGACATGGGCCCGCTCATCTCCAAGGCCCAGCTGGACCGGGTGCGTTCGTACGTCGACTCAGGCGCCGACGGCATCCGGGGCAAGGCCCCCGAGGGCCCGGGCTTCTGGTTCCCGCCCACCGTCCTCACCGGCGTCGACCCACGCGCGCGCGTGGCCGTCGAGGAGGTCTTCGGCCCGGTCGCCGTAGTGCTCCCCTTCGAGGACGAGGCGCAGGCCGTGGCCCTCGCCAACGCCACCGACTACGGCCTCTCCGGCTCCATCTGGACCCGTGACGTCGGCCGCGCCCTGCGCGTCTCCCAGGCGGTCCGGGCCGGCAACCTGTCCGTCAACTCCCACTCCAGCGTCCGCTACTGGACCCCCTTCGGCGGCTTCAAGCAGTCCGGCATCGGCCGCGAGCTGGGCCCGGACGCCCTGACCGCCTTCACCGAAACCAAGAACGTCTTCATCAGCACGGAGGCCTGA
- a CDS encoding LysR family transcriptional regulator, with translation MTQAAEGQFRAGTLAHRVPDLGALELLLAVARLGSLGGAARELGITQPAASSRIRSMERQLGVALVDRSPRGSRLTDAGALVTDWARRIVEAADAFDVGAQALRDRRDSRLRVAASMTIAEYLLPGWLLALRAQRPDTAVSLLAGNSAAVAERLLADEADLGFVEGLTAPTGLDSVVIAHDNLIVVTAPGHAWSRRRRPLEASELAVTPLILREEGSGTRQVLDAALGGLARPLIELSSTTAVKAAAVSGAGPAVLSELAVGEELAMRRLVSVPVADVSLARDLRAVWPTGHRPVGPARDLLSLTRG, from the coding sequence ATGACTCAAGCGGCGGAGGGGCAGTTTCGCGCGGGAACCCTGGCACATCGCGTCCCGGATCTCGGCGCGCTGGAGCTGTTGCTGGCGGTGGCGCGGCTCGGCAGTCTGGGCGGGGCGGCGCGCGAGTTGGGGATCACCCAGCCGGCGGCGAGCAGCCGGATCCGCTCGATGGAACGGCAGTTGGGCGTGGCCCTGGTCGACAGGTCGCCGAGGGGCTCCCGGCTCACGGACGCCGGGGCGCTGGTGACGGACTGGGCGCGGCGCATCGTGGAGGCCGCGGATGCCTTCGACGTGGGCGCGCAGGCGTTGCGGGACCGGCGTGACTCGCGGCTGCGGGTGGCGGCGAGCATGACGATCGCGGAGTACCTGCTGCCGGGGTGGCTCCTCGCGCTGCGCGCCCAGCGCCCGGACACGGCGGTGTCGCTGCTCGCCGGGAACTCGGCGGCGGTGGCGGAGCGGCTGCTGGCGGACGAGGCGGACCTGGGGTTCGTGGAGGGGCTGACCGCTCCGACGGGGCTGGACTCCGTGGTCATCGCCCACGACAACCTGATCGTGGTGACAGCGCCGGGCCACGCCTGGTCCCGGCGCCGACGGCCGCTGGAGGCCTCGGAGCTCGCGGTGACTCCGCTGATCCTCCGTGAGGAGGGCTCGGGTACGCGACAGGTCCTGGACGCGGCGCTGGGCGGGCTGGCCCGTCCGCTGATCGAGCTGTCCTCGACGACCGCGGTCAAGGCGGCCGCGGTGAGCGGGGCGGGGCCGGCGGTGCTGAGCGAGCTCGCCGTGGGGGAGGAACTGGCGATGCGGCGTCTGGTGAGCGTGCCGGTGGCGGATGTGTCCTTGGCGCGGGACCTGCGGGCGGTGTGGCCGACGGGCCACCGCCCGGTGGGCCCGGCGCGGGACCTGCTGTCGCTGACGCGGGGGTAG
- the eat gene encoding ethanolamine permease: MSLESTSTPAPEADDYLERRTLRRGSAGWVLLTGLGVAYVVSGDYSGWNFGLAEGGFGGLAIAMVLMGAMYACMVFALAELSSILPTAGGGYGFARRALGPWGGFLTGTAILIEYVLAPAAIVIFIGDYVESLGLFGLESGWPMYLVCFAIFLGIHLWGVGEALRFSFVVTGIAVVALLVFALAALPDFSFASLDDIPVDSSATGSSSWLPFGLLGIWAAFPFGMWFFLGVEGVPLAAEETKEPARTLPKAIRWSMAILVVLAVVTFFAAAGARGSAAIQEAGNPLVEALQPDGKATTLSRIVNYAGLAGLVASFFSLIYAGSRQLFALSRAGYLPRFLSLTSRRKAPYLGLLVPGTIGFLLAAVSGDGARMLNIAVFGATISYALMSLSHIVLRRREPELPRPYRTPGGVLTSSIALVLACAALVATFLVDVTAALIALAVYVVAIGYFGLYSRKRLVAKAPEEEFAALAAAEAELARD, translated from the coding sequence ATGTCCCTGGAATCCACAAGCACACCCGCCCCCGAGGCGGACGACTATCTGGAGCGCAGAACGCTGCGCCGCGGCAGCGCCGGCTGGGTGCTGCTGACCGGTCTCGGCGTCGCCTACGTCGTCTCCGGCGACTACTCGGGCTGGAACTTCGGCCTCGCCGAAGGCGGCTTCGGGGGCCTGGCGATCGCCATGGTGCTCATGGGCGCGATGTACGCGTGCATGGTCTTCGCCCTCGCCGAGCTGTCCTCGATCCTGCCGACGGCGGGCGGCGGCTACGGCTTCGCACGCCGGGCGCTGGGCCCGTGGGGCGGCTTCCTGACGGGTACGGCGATCCTCATCGAGTACGTCCTCGCACCCGCCGCCATCGTCATCTTCATCGGCGACTACGTCGAGTCGCTGGGCCTGTTCGGCCTGGAGTCCGGCTGGCCGATGTACCTGGTCTGTTTCGCGATCTTCCTGGGCATCCACCTGTGGGGCGTGGGCGAGGCTCTGCGCTTCAGCTTCGTCGTGACCGGGATCGCGGTGGTCGCCCTGCTCGTGTTCGCGCTGGCGGCACTGCCCGACTTCTCCTTCGCGTCGCTGGACGACATCCCGGTCGACTCCTCGGCCACGGGGTCGAGCTCGTGGCTGCCGTTCGGCCTGCTCGGCATCTGGGCGGCGTTCCCCTTCGGGATGTGGTTCTTCCTGGGCGTCGAGGGCGTGCCGCTGGCCGCCGAGGAGACCAAGGAGCCGGCCCGCACGCTGCCGAAGGCGATCCGCTGGTCGATGGCCATCCTGGTGGTGCTGGCCGTGGTGACCTTCTTCGCGGCCGCCGGCGCGCGTGGCTCGGCGGCGATCCAGGAGGCGGGCAACCCGCTGGTCGAGGCGCTGCAGCCGGACGGCAAGGCCACGACGCTGAGCCGGATCGTGAACTACGCGGGTCTGGCGGGCCTGGTGGCATCGTTCTTCTCCTTGATCTACGCGGGCTCGCGCCAGCTGTTCGCCCTGTCCCGCGCGGGCTACCTGCCCCGCTTCCTCTCCCTCACCAGCCGCCGCAAGGCGCCGTACCTGGGCCTGCTGGTGCCCGGCACGATCGGCTTCCTGCTGGCGGCGGTGTCGGGCGACGGCGCCCGGATGCTGAACATCGCGGTCTTCGGCGCGACCATCTCCTACGCGCTGATGTCCCTGTCGCACATCGTGCTGCGCCGCCGCGAGCCGGAACTTCCGCGGCCGTACCGCACGCCGGGCGGCGTGCTGACGTCGTCGATCGCCCTGGTGCTGGCGTGCGCGGCGCTGGTGGCGACGTTCCTGGTGGACGTCACGGCGGCGTTGATCGCGCTGGCGGTGTACGTGGTCGCGATCGGGTACTTCGGCCTGTACAGCCGTAAGCGGCTGGTGGCGAAGGCGCCGGAGGAGGAGTTCGCGGCGCTGGCGGCGGCCGAGGCAGAGTTGGCACGGGACTGA